One region of Actinomycetes bacterium genomic DNA includes:
- a CDS encoding phosphotransferase gives RELVVAPAPGEDGSLVAPVADRFAVAVYPFVEGESFSWGQPMSTEHRAALLDMVVEVHAAPAEVRDRAPVDDYAIQHRDALEAALHDGAEGAAASPTGPYAAQVARLVADHASALRAALTTYDDLVDRARRRTEAAVVLTHGEPHPGNTMRTADGWRLIDWDTARVAPPERDLWSMDPGDGSVHEAYVAATGRQLSPTVLELYRRRWDLSDVAVDVARFRRPHRGDDEDAKAFGILRGQVGAVADA, from the coding sequence GCAGGGAGCTGGTCGTCGCACCGGCTCCGGGTGAGGACGGCAGCCTCGTGGCGCCGGTGGCCGACAGGTTCGCCGTCGCCGTCTACCCGTTCGTCGAGGGCGAGAGCTTCTCGTGGGGGCAGCCGATGTCGACCGAGCACCGGGCTGCGCTGCTCGACATGGTCGTCGAGGTGCATGCCGCGCCGGCCGAGGTGCGGGACCGCGCGCCCGTCGACGACTACGCGATCCAGCACCGCGATGCGCTCGAGGCGGCGCTGCACGACGGTGCCGAGGGTGCTGCAGCGAGCCCCACCGGGCCCTACGCCGCGCAGGTCGCTCGGCTGGTGGCCGACCACGCGTCGGCTCTGCGGGCGGCGCTGACGACGTACGACGACCTGGTCGATCGGGCGCGGCGGCGCACGGAGGCAGCCGTCGTCCTCACCCACGGCGAGCCGCACCCGGGCAACACGATGCGCACTGCCGACGGTTGGCGCCTGATCGACTGGGACACCGCCCGGGTGGCCCCGCCGGAGCGCGACCTGTGGTCGATGGACCCCGGGGACGGGTCGGTGCACGAGGCGTACGTCGCCGCCACCGGACGCCAGCTGAGTCCCACGGTGCTGGAGCTCTATCGGCGACGGTGGGACCTGTCCGACGTAGCGGTCGACGTGGCGCGGTTCCGGCGACCGCACCGAGGGGACGACGAGGACGCCAAGGCGTTCGGCATCCTGCGCGGTCAGGTCGGTGCGGTCGCCGACGCGTGA